In the genome of Conger conger chromosome 8, fConCon1.1, whole genome shotgun sequence, one region contains:
- the LOC133134534 gene encoding zinc-binding protein A33-like encodes MVKSGFTVVIVGQGPGPGQGPAPVTMDPNTAHANLSLSDDLTTVRDTDTVQNCPDNPERFNASVCVLGSEGLTSGKHSWEVKVGNKREWDVGVVKESTNRMEELTYSPGKGYWVIALRNGDEYSAAGVDDLTLERKPQSIRVQLDYDGGEVSFFNSSDMSLIYTFKHTFTERLFPFFSPCLRDDSRNDEPLKICPVKVSVTVTSSQ; translated from the exons ATGGTTAAGTCCGGATTCACAGTTGTGATTGTGGGCcagggccccggccccggccagGGCCCCG ctcctgtgacgatggaccccaacactgcacatgccaatctctctctctctgatgatctgACCACTGTGAGAGACACCGATACAGTGCAGAACtgtcctgacaacccagagagatttaacgccagtgtgtgtgtgctgggatctgaggggttaacctcagggaaacacagctgggaggtgaaggTTGGGAATAAACGTGAGTGGGATGTAGGAGTGGTGAAAGAGTCCACCAACAGGATGGAAGAGCTAACATACAGCCCAGGGAAAGGATACTGGGTCATAGCGCTGAGGAATGGTGATGagtacagtgcagcaggagtaGATGACCTCACACTGGAgaggaaaccccagagcatcagggtgcagctggactatgacgggggggaggtgtccttcttcaactccagtgacatgtcactcatttacacttttaaacacacatttactgagagGCTGTTCCCATTCTTCTCTCCCTGTTTGAGAGATGACAGTAGGAACGATGAGCCCCTGAAAATCTGCCCAGTGAAAGTCTCAGTAACAGTGACGTCATCCCAGTGA